The sequence GGTCTCTGCCAATAGCCAGCGTAGATGTTGTGTAAGGAATATTAAGGGGAGCACCCTGGTGGAAATCCTTGCCGGTCATAAATCCAAAATGCTCCGTGATGTGGTCAAATTGAAATTCAGTACAGGTTTGTTGTAGTTTGTTGAGCCATTGTTGCTGTTCGGGCAACCATTTTCCGGAAAAGAGTGAAAAGAAAATCCCATGACCTATAAGCCTTTTCTCTTTACTGAATGCAGTCAGTAATTCCCGGAACCAGGCTGGGATTTCCTCTACGTTGAACAGTGCATCAAAAGACCATTCAATGGCTTCTATTCTTGCTTCTTCCCATAAAGGAATACAGGCGCCAAGAATATCGGCTTCCAGGTTACAGGCTACGGAGGATAGTATTTTGGGCACTGGCAGGAATTTGCAGTGATGATCTTATAAGCCGATTAACCCATTCCGCAGGCTGGGCAGGGATAGGGAGGTTTATTTTTCTCTTCTTCCTTGGCTTCTTTCTTTGCTTTGGTATCCGGCAGGTCTTTGTCTTTGCTGCAGGAAGTGGCGGTTTGTACGGCAATGCCAATCACGATGGCCGTGAGTAACGTTTTGGGTAATTTCATTTTGTCGGCTTTTAAATGACTAATTACATCTATGACAGCGGGAAATGAAAAAGCGTGGCATGCGCCGGATTGCAGCTTTGCGTAATATGATAATCAGGACTTGCGCTTGAAATGCTTACTTTTTTTATATTGAATACTCGCGAGGAGGTTGATGGAGTCAAAAGGAACATCTATCAGCTCACTGATCCTGTTCAGTTCCTCCAGGGTAAATTTCTCCGTACGGTCTATTAACCTCGTCATCCGGTTATTATTGGTGCCGAGGTCTCCTGCCATGACTGTTTTGGGCAGATAGGTAAAGATCTGCTTGAATTCGGTGATATGACCCGATTCAATCAGTTTTTTTACGCCTATGTATCTCTCATCCTTTGTCATGATCCAAAGAAAAAAACAAATGATAAATAAATTAGCATAAAGTACAGATTGTCCTTTATTCGTTATGACACGGACGATTTTAAATAAGATGTATCTTTTTTTTGTGATCTTCCGTATTGGTTAGTGTTACAATTCGTGTAATTAAGTACCAGACTGCGTATCATAGATTTTCAGGCTGCCCAATATGTAAAGGGAACAGCATGCTATGGTTAGCATACAAGGGGAGGTTTGAACAAGTAAAATTACTAAAATTATTAGTATTTAAACACTGATTTTATACTTTTGGGGATTGTTTGTTGATAAGAGCAAACAACCATGTATGTTATAAATGGATAATTGTGAATTGTCAATGGTACATGCATTGTTGTCCTTGTCCCGCTGCCGCTATCCCTCATTGCTTTTGTACCTTCTTGCCTTTATGCCTTCCTCCCTGGGTGTGGATAATTAGCCCTGCTAATGAGGTTTTTACGGTTTTTTTGGTATTATTATTGAAGTTAATACCATTGATACCATTGCCTTATAACTCCCGCCCACGCCGTAGCAATACCCTGTTCCTAATTTTTTTACTGGATAATTTGTATGGGAAAAATTGTACTTAAAATTTTTCATGATGCCGCTATTGTTGCTAGTATCCCTTTATGAATTCAGGCAGTTTCTCCAGATCGTATTGTGGATTGCTGTGCCTGCTACCCTGATCGCTGTATTTCTTACTATTTTCTTTCATTATCGCCGCAAGAAGAAACAGCAAGGACTGGAACTGGCTTTCGAAGAGGAAGAAAGCTGGTCCGAAAAGCTGCTGCAAAATCCCGTAATGCCTTCTATCCAGCCTGTTGTGGACGGACAGGCTGAGCAATTACCCGACTGGCTGGCCAGTGCCAATCCCGAGAACACCTCTCTGCTGAAGAAATATGAGCAGGAAGTAAGGCGGTACAGGGAAAACTACGCTATCCTGGAACAGGATTTCCGGGAGCTGGAAGGAAAGTATACCGACCTGCGCAATAAGGCTTATAGTGCAGATAAAGAAGCAGATATGAAACTTGTGGCCCAATTGCAGCAAGAGATAAAAGAATATAAAGACAAGATCAGTCAGTTGCAGCAGGCTGCCAACGTCCACCCGGAAAATGACGAAATACTTCAATATAAGACCGAAAATGAAGAACTGACTGAGCAGTTGCAGCAGGTGGAAAAGCTTTTACAACAGTTCCAGGAAGAGAATAACCGCCTGCAGTTATTGGTCACTGCAGGGAATGATGCGGCTGTTGCCGGTGATGCCGGCGCCGATGAGCGCATTCAGGCCTTGCAGCAATTATTGGCGCAAACAGAAGCAGAGCGAAAGACCCTGAAAGAGAAGCTGGCTGAAAAAGAATACCTGCCTGATGTATTGGAAGAAAAGAAGTTACATATTGATTTTTTACAACACCAGTTGGAGCAACGTATCAAAAACTACCATACACTGGAACAACAGGCCGGAGAATCGGCCTCTCAACTGCAACAATTGCAAAATACCGCTGCCGGATTTGATCAGCAGATCAGGCAGCTCAATGATGAATTACAGTTGCGGCAGCAACAGTCTGCCGAATGGCAGACTGCCCTGAAAAACAGTCGCGAAGAAGGGGAGCAGCAGCAGGAGGTCATTCGCGCCAAAGCCGGGCATATTGAAGTGCTGGAAAAAAACATACAGGACTTACAGGAACAGCAGGGGACCTTACAAACAGCCATCGCCGGTCACCAGGACTCCGTGCGTACTTTGCAGGAAAACCTGGCCACCGAACAGCAGAAAGCTGCCTCCCTGGAAAACAAACTGGAATTGAGCAGCCAGTTGCTGGTGAAGATCTATACTGAATTGGCAAAATCACTGAACCATCACGGACTGATCATCACTACCGGTCAGGCAGCCCTTACGGAAGGTAGCCCTGCCACTAAAGACGAAGTACTGCAATTGGAGGGATAAATATAGCGAAGGCAACAAGGCATAAGGCAATGAGGCATCGAGGCGCTGCGTAGAAAGCCGACCTTTTAATCTTATTGCCTTTATGTCTCAATGCCTCGTTGCCTTTCCCTTAAGATAATTTTAACATTTCGTAGTATACAGCGCTGCCCGGGGATTCGTTATAGTTTCGTTAACTTACAACAAATTGCACCCCCGTATGAGAAAGTATGCCCCGGCAAACAACTTCATCATTACGCTTTTAATACTCATCGTAGTCACTGCATTTCATCCTCCCGTCAGCAATCTTTCCCTTACCGGCGCCTGGCATTACCAGGAAGGGACCCATGAGGAGACCCTTACGTTTGTGGATGGCTATTTTGTACAGGCTGTGTTCGACAAGACTGGCAAGCAGTTCATGTATACCTGGGGTGGCCCTTATGCAATAAAGGATGATAAAATTGAGGTCACTACCCAGTTCCATACACAGCAAAGAGAGAAAGTGGGAGAGGTGGTCAGCATTGCCTGGTCGGACAACAATGGCCAACTGGTAGCGAATGTTGATGGAAAAGAAAAGACCTGGACGCAAACGGATAAAGGGATGGGCGACCTGGCAGGAGTATGGCGTATTGCCGGCCGCAAGCAACAAGGC comes from Paraflavitalea devenefica and encodes:
- a CDS encoding chryseobasin-related MNIO class RiPP peptide, translated to MKLPKTLLTAIVIGIAVQTATSCSKDKDLPDTKAKKEAKEEEKNKPPYPCPACGMG
- a CDS encoding coiled-coil domain-containing protein, whose translation is MMPLLLLVSLYEFRQFLQIVLWIAVPATLIAVFLTIFFHYRRKKKQQGLELAFEEEESWSEKLLQNPVMPSIQPVVDGQAEQLPDWLASANPENTSLLKKYEQEVRRYRENYAILEQDFRELEGKYTDLRNKAYSADKEADMKLVAQLQQEIKEYKDKISQLQQAANVHPENDEILQYKTENEELTEQLQQVEKLLQQFQEENNRLQLLVTAGNDAAVAGDAGADERIQALQQLLAQTEAERKTLKEKLAEKEYLPDVLEEKKLHIDFLQHQLEQRIKNYHTLEQQAGESASQLQQLQNTAAGFDQQIRQLNDELQLRQQQSAEWQTALKNSREEGEQQQEVIRAKAGHIEVLEKNIQDLQEQQGTLQTAIAGHQDSVRTLQENLATEQQKAASLENKLELSSQLLVKIYTELAKSLNHHGLIITTGQAALTEGSPATKDEVLQLEG
- a CDS encoding membrane or secreted protein, coding for MRKYAPANNFIITLLILIVVTAFHPPVSNLSLTGAWHYQEGTHEETLTFVDGYFVQAVFDKTGKQFMYTWGGPYAIKDDKIEVTTQFHTQQREKVGEVVSIAWSDNNGQLVANVDGKEKTWTQTDKGMGDLAGVWRIAGRKQQGQPVTMPLRPRRTLKILSATRFQWVAINIETKEFSGTGGGTYTFKNGKYTENIEFFSRDSTRVGASLTFNGKVRGNEWDHTGLSSKGDPIDEMWKKLNAE